Below is a window of Carassius auratus strain Wakin chromosome 50, ASM336829v1, whole genome shotgun sequence DNA.
ataaaaacagtaatattgtgaaatattattaaaatgtgaaataacagtgttacttttaaatataatttatagctGTGAtaaaagctgaattctcagcatgaAACAGCAGAAACTGTTCCTTACAtcgataataaatcatcatattattctgatttctgaagatcatgtgacactgaagactagaggaatgatgctgaaaatacagcggagcatcacagaaataaattacattttaaagtacattaaactgaaaactgatattttaaattgcaaaaatatttcaaaaattttCTGTTTATCTGTATttgtggtcaaataaatgcaggcttgatgagcacaAGAAACTTATACTGATACCAAACCAGTTTCCATGTTGTAACGAAGATATTCTGAGTGTTTTTAGTCAAACTTTTATTTAAGTTTAGTAAAGTACATCAGACCTCAGAGTTGTTCACATGAGGTTTTTTGCTTGCAATAAATCAGATCACATTGTTTAGTGATCTGTTGCAACAGATCGTGACAAAACATGCAATAAAATGCCTGGAATTGAATGGCTTTGTGCTCAGACTGGTTTACGAGCCGCATCTATGAAAGGATCTGGTCTGAATGGGTGTGTTCAGATCATATATCGCCATGTTTTATGAGTTAAAAACTCTGTCACCGTGAATGAAAACTTCAATTGAATCAATTACTCCATAGGCTACACTGATTAATGAATTCAACTATCCACATATGTTTCATTGCATTCGATTTTATAATGAACAGCATTAATGAACAACATCAAAGCATTCATCAGATTCTTCTAAACACACTTTTGTCTTcaaacaggagagagagagatcacgaCCAAGATGGACCCGTCTAACGGGCTGGACCGGCCGCCGGACAGCGTCCCGCACACCGAGGTGAAGATGAAGGACAGGGGACAGTGGAGCAACAAGCTGGAGTTTGTGCTGTCTGTGGCCGGAGAGATCATCGGATTGGGAAACGTGTGGCGCTTCCCGTATCTCTGCTACAAGAACGGAGGAGGTGAGGAGACGTGCACCGCGATAATAATGATCATATtctctgtacatttaaaaaatagccAAAACGTGCTATTGATATCAAACCATGTGCAAAAAGCAATGCTATAACATGGTACATCTCAGTTCAACACATGTCCAAAAACATGCTATTCACCATAATACTTGTCCGTACAAAACCTGATACATGGCTAAAAAGCACCCCCCTGGTATTACCATGTATTTTCATGGTGCACTtctaaaaaaatttagttttaccaTGTCTTTTAAAAACAAGGTATTTTCATGGTACATgtataaaaaaaggtaaatgtacAAAAGCGTTGTAATACCATTgcaaatgtccaaaaaaaaatctaatatgatATTACCATAGTATTATTAGAATAACACAAAGCAAAGCAATTTCCTTAGTAGCCTATATGTCCAAAAAAAGGCATAATCAAGGTACATATATATAATCGGTTAAAGTGTGATTAAAGGTTGGTCTCTCTCAGCAGTCGGTGGGTTAGGTAACATCAGCTCTCGTGACTCTCCAGAAGTTCAGCAGGTAAACCAGTGGGTTTCAGTGAGAGCCAGTCAACTTTAGTCCAGTAGTGCAGATATTTGACCTCCGAGCAGCCCTCGCCCTGGAGTATAACCTCATTAACACACGACTAGCTCACATTCCTCAGCTGAAGAGGCACAGGCAGAATCTGGGAGTGTCTGGACTTAACACTGTGAGAGaggttatattataaatatgtgcaaaatatatattttctactcACTAAGTTATTATtagatgtattatttaattaaatcaaatttaaatcaattttaatcaaaatatttattttaataaatctattatttattgacttatttatcaaatgtatttatttattatttatttaattattttaatcatttaattctaATGATTTATTTCATTAGTCTGATCTTGTGTTTCAGTGGTTACAACATCTTTTCTACTCACAGTTGTGctgttagatttatttatttatttaaaactttatattaataaatctatcattcatttaaatacatttctttatgtatttttattagtcAGTTAATTGTAATCAGACGTattagtacatttatttaaatacatttttaatcattttaatgaaatgtatcaatttaattatgtttttattaattttggtcttgttttgatttaatcaaatatttgtatttatatagttatttgttagattaatcttatttttattatttacttataaaaaataaaataataaataaaaaacttgcttTAGAGGATCCAGCAGCAAAAGTTGAGGATTTGATAAAAATTGACAAGGAATCCGAATGTGTTCAGCGTTTGTCAGGTGAAACTGACCCGTTGATCCAGCCATTCAGAGGTTAAAGGTCACAGCTGTTGTTTGATCAGTCTGTAGTGTTTGTCCATACAGAGATGGTTGGGCCTTTGGAAACATCTCTTACTTCTGCTGAAGTCAGATTTTTTCTTCCAGGTGCATTTTTCATTCCCTACCTGATCTTTCTCTTCACCTGCGGTATTCCCGTGTTTTTCCTGGAGATTTCTCTGGGTCAGTTCACCAGCGAGGGAGGGATCACATGCTGGAGGAAGATCAGCCCACTGTTTGAAGGTGAAGCAACATGAATGATGTTGGTTACTCTGACCTTTAAATGTACgagaaaattaaaaacatttcaatttcgACACAACCAGTGTGTTTGTTATATAAATGCACAGGAACCATCTGTacagagaacaaaaaatatttgttttttaatgcaatacaGGCACAAATcccatgtttttgttgttttgttttgtactactagatacagtttttttgtttttgtttgttttttgaggttgtaattaacaatattatagttttcacataatgttcagttaatagacattttattaattaaaaaataattaaatacccCAACATGCTTTATCTGTGCagaaatcagtgttattttaatatcgtttgtatactgttatagtatttattaatattttgtaattttatttttatattttcagttttcatttaaatgtaagttatgtgcgtttgtgatttttattagttttatttttatatttatgttaatatttctatttagctttaatttattttttggtagtctttttttatttttggtagttTTAATACTTCAACTTCAACTTTTTTCAACACTTCTAATTTTCATTGcgattttttaaagttttacgactagttaaaaataaaaaataaaaagtttaaaagttaaaattatcATCCAATTTTTATGTTATGGTATTTTAGATTAACCGAATttcagtttttaatagttttaattttttataatatatatatatattttttaatatatatatatatatatatatatatatatatatatatatatatatatatatatatatatatatatatattattattattatttttttttttttactattattttttttatttattttttatttttttgagtttacAACAACAAAATTGATTACGGttctatttataaattaattaatttattaatgacaAGGTGGTAATCAAGAAGTGACATCATTTGGACCTTTTCTGCAGCGTGAAGTGAAGAACATGATGACATTGCTTTTCTCCGTTTTTGACACAAACTGTGGTGTTATTGGATCTGTAGGGATCGGATACGCCACTCAGGTCATCGTGGCTCTGCTGAACTTCTACTATATAATCGTTTTGGCCTGGGGAATATTTTACctgtccttctccttctcctggaTCCTGCCGTGGTCCTCCTGCAACAACACCTGGAACACAGGTGAGAACACCATCAGTTCAGAAATCTGCAGCTTATAGTGTATTATAGTGCATTACCATTGGCTCAATAGattctactgtatatataacCCAGAGATTCCTGCTGTTTTTCAGAATCCTGCATAGAATTCCAAAGACGGAATGAATCCATTGACCAAAGTCACCTAGAGAACGCAACATCGCCCGTGATCGAGTTTTGGGAGTACGTTTAATTAGTATCTTCCTGTCAGAGTTTGTCGAAAGAATAAAAAACCTACATTGAAAAGCAATATATCTGACTCCTCAAACCTGGTGATAAAACCCCACTCTGATATCACATTATCTGGAAACTTCTCTAGTGAACTAATAGAGGCTGCAGCTGATGTGTAGTTTCTGTCTCTCTGCAGACGCAGAGTTTTGCGGATCTCGTCTGGGATTGAGGAGATAGGAACGCTGCACTGGGATCTGGTCCTCTGTCTGTTGCTGGCCTGGGTTCTCTGTTATTTCTGCATTTGGAAAGGCGTCAAATCCACCGGCAAGGTACGTGAGATAAGTTCATTAAAATGTAAGATCACATGGGTGACCTTTGAAATACCTTGAATCACAatgcaatttctttcttttttttggagaaaaacagTAAGAGTGATAGACTAATCTATCTATATTTGACTGTTTTGATCAAcagttgattgattgattgattgattgaactgTATCTGATTGGCTGAATAACAAATTATGCCAAGTATCATTTCAAAAACCTACTGACTATCATCtagatattttattatgaataactgtctatttacattttgaaaatgtttaaatatttgttgtatttttatatttaatatattttagtccacttttttaataattattgtgtacattttgtgttcatcttgttattttaaaataaatattaaaagtatttctaaatataatttttttgtgtaaatcttatttgcttttattaaattgcatgataaatatcCAAACACATGTTAGCATTTAGCCTCACGCTGTTTTCCTGTCATGCAACAGGTGGTGTACTTCACTGCGACCTTCCCATATGTTATGCTGCTGATTTTACTGATCCGAGGGGTAACCCTGCCAGGAGCATCCCGTGGGATCAAGTACTACCTTTATCCCGACCTGGGGCGATTAGCAGACCCGCAGGTATCGTAATTAGCTTTTAAGCTGAATATTGGCACGGCTGTGGTTCGGCCGTAGGTAATCATATTTGTGCTGATATACAGTCATATTGCACGGCTACGAGTGTGATGTTGAGTTTATACAACAGTTAGACGgcataaatgtgtaaatgaataAGAAACAACGACGGAAACATCTCATTTTGTCAATTTGAGCTGAGCTCAAGAACAGTTACTAATTCAAAAACGTCACTTTAGAACATTAGTAATGAAGGAAGGTTGAGTTGCTTCATTAAAATCTCACTCTATTATAGAGTATgatgagagagagatggactgagcgagtgtgattacctgcatctgatacagcattcattcttcagctcaatctcatattcacaataaaacacgaGTATGAATGTCAgctgaggaaagcgatatctttgtcaaactatcctttcatctgttaagTGTGATTTCTGAGGACAGCGCTTCTCGCTTCATTTGTTAACGGAGTCTTACAAGCTAttgttgaaagtaaaaataacttcctTGTTTACAAATCTGTTTCAGTCTATGTCAATATAAAATACTTCAATGCGGATGTACTCAGAAAACCAGTCTTGTCACCATCTAAATGCAGAACAATGTAACTAAAAttaccatcacaaacacacacacactgtttcttaataataaatactattattatttatataaaatattatttattgaataataatatttaataaacaacagcAACAGCCATCATAAAAGTTGTTAGGGAATTCAATCAAAAGCACACAGCACTCTGATATACAAGATTAaagttatataaaattaaacgTGATGAGATTTTGCTCTTTTGCAAGTAAATAGTTTTCACGCCATATCTCAAGTCGAAAGATCCTGTGATTTGTCTATCCAGATGCTTTAGACGTGGTCCGGAGCAGGATGTCCAGCAAGGAAACTTTGTTTTCTGTACTTCTCTGATTGTGTCCATCTGTGCGTTTGACATCTGTTCTGACTTTTACATCAGTGTCACTGGAAGACCAAGTGATATCTGAGAACAGACCACGGCACGGTCACCGAGATCCATCCCAGCATTCCTTAACATCAGACAGAACAGCTTAAAACCTCTTCTGATACAACTCTGTCAACTGGAAGAAGCATTTCTGGTTGGATTTGAGAGATAGCATTGTTTGTGTTGACATAGTTTTATCTCAGAAGTATTAAAGTGAGGTCAGAAAAAAAGATATGGGTGTAGATGAATAGCTAGTTTAATATTTGGCACTTTGGGTTGGATTTAAAAAACAGCATTGGTTGTGTTGATGTTATTTCATCTTAGAAGTGTAAAAATGAAgccaatttaatacaattttatgcatttaggcAAACAGTTAGATGAAGTTTGGGGTTCTTGGACGGATTTGAGAGATTACATTGCTTGTGTTGATGTTATTTTATCTCAGACTAAATCAAATGAGGCCAGTTCAACTAAATCTATTGGGTTCAGGTAAGAATCTAGAGAAAGTTTGgcatttttgatttgatttgatttgatttgatttgatttgatttgatttgtgagATAGCATTGGTTTTGTTGACTTTCACTCTCTGAAGTATAAATTCTAATAGGTTAACATGAACAAGTAGACAAAGTAAGGATTTTTTGTTTGGATATTAACGATAATGATTGCTGTTTTGACATCTCCTGATCTTAGATAAAAGCAAAGCCAGATTTCACTAAACCTTCAGCTCACAAGGTAAACGGTTGGACAAGGTTGATCAGATGAGTGATCTTATGCTGCAGAAACTTAAAAATCAGTCAtcagtttctataaatacctacATGAATTGACATGCATAACCCATTTTAATTCTGTAAATGTTGGATTTGTAAAGTAATGGCTCTTGTTTTGGCATCTTCTGGTCTTAAATGTATACGGATGAGAAACTGAATGAAACCGTCAGCTAGAAAAGTAGCATTCATAAGCCATTT
It encodes the following:
- the LOC113066511 gene encoding LOW QUALITY PROTEIN: sodium- and chloride-dependent GABA transporter 2-like (The sequence of the model RefSeq protein was modified relative to this genomic sequence to represent the inferred CDS: inserted 1 base in 1 codon), which translates into the protein MKGEREITTKMDPSNGLDRPPDSVPHTEVKMKDRGQWSNKLEFVLSVAGEIIGLGNVWRFPYLCYKNGGGAFFIPYLIFLFTCGIPVFFLEISLGQFTSEGGITCWRKISPLFEGIGYATQVIVALLNFYYIIVLAWGIFYLSFSFSWILPWSSCNNTWNTESCIEFQRRNESIDQSHLENATSPVIEFWERRVLRISSGIEEIGTLHWDLVLCLLLAWVLCYFCIWKGVKSTGKVVYFTATFPYVMLLILLIRGVTLPGASRGIKYYLYPDLGRLADPQVWMDAGTQIFFSYAICLGCLTALGSYNKYNNNCYRDSLALCFLNSGTSFVAGFAIFSILGFMSYEQNVPISEVAESGPGLAXIAYPRAVSMMPVSPLWACFFFIMIVLLGLDSQFVCVESLVTATVDMYPTFFRRKNRRELLILVVAVVSFLVGLIMLTEGGMYVFQLFDYYAASGMCLLFVAIFETVCIAWIYGANRFYDNIEDMIGYRPGPYIKYCWLFFTPATCFVSHLTSLLYFF